A genomic window from Camelina sativa cultivar DH55 chromosome 2, Cs, whole genome shotgun sequence includes:
- the LOC104745217 gene encoding dof zinc finger protein DOF5.8-like: protein MPSEFSESRRISKIPHGGATVATPVDQQEQLPCPRCDSTNTKFCYYNNYNFSQPRHFCKSCRRYWTHGGTLRDIPVGGVSRKSSKRSRTCSSSAANTTVVGSRNFPLQATPVLFPQSSSNGGCTAAKGSSSSLYGGFNSLLHYNAAVSRNGPGGGFNGPDGFGLGLGHGSYFDGVRFGQGITTVWPFSTGATDAATTTSHVTQIPATWQFEGPESKVGFVSGDYIA from the coding sequence ATGCCTTCTGAGTTCAGCGAATCTCGTCGGATTTCTAAGATTCCTCACGGCGGAGCAACAGTTGCGACTCCGGTGGATCAGCAAGAGCAGCTTCCTTGTCCTCGCTGTGACTCAACCAACACCAAGTTCTGttactacaacaactacaaTTTCTCACAGCCTCGTCATTTCTGCAAGTCTTGTCGTCGTTACTGGACTCATGGAGGTACTCTCCGTGACATTCCCGTCGGTGGTGTTTCCCGGAAAAGCTCAAAACGTTCCCGGACTTGCTCCTCCTCCGCCGCTAACACCACCGTTGTGGGAAGCCGGAACTTTCCGTTACAAGCGACGCCTGTTCTTTTCCCTCAGTCTTCTTCCAACGGCGGTTGCACCGCGGCCAAAGGAAGTTCGTCGTCGCTCTACGGCGGTTTCAACTCTTTGCTCCACTACAACGCCGCTGTAAGCAGAAATGGGCCTGGTGGTGGGTTTAACGGGCCAGACGGGTTCGGTCTTGGGCTTGGTCACGGGTCGTATTTCGACGGCGTCAGATTCGGGCAAGGAATAACGACGGTCTGGCCGTTTTCAACTGGCGCTACTGATGCTGCAACCACTACAAGCCACGTGACTCAAATACCCGCCACGTGGCAGTTCGAAGGTCCAGAGAGCAAAGTCGGGTTCGTGTCTGGAGACTACATAGCGTGA
- the LOC104745225 gene encoding autophagy-related protein 101, producing the protein MNCEVCQLKELEVESFEIREVLRCILHTIVFHRALGLIRPKDIDLELFEITYVQCGEIEVEKKIDEKIDQFISWIEKHPNKKSQICLSFYEVKSKQPSWFTNKIERLYWEQWYINLNVLQPTKAPVGKSHHSKLVMDPGEASEERSSRRTLLEQSLQEVLFQIIKFVNEKKDHVPPINDGVIYCPFEITIPSSSDSAFGMDMFKRILHSGHPSMLG; encoded by the exons ATGAATTGCGAAGTTTGTCAGCTTAAGGAACTG GAAGTGGAATCCTTCGAGATACGCGAAGTTTTGCGct gCATTCTACATACCATTGTCTTTCATCGTGCGCTTGGTCTTATCCGCCCTAAAGATATTGATTTGGAGCTTTTTGAGATTACCTAC GTGCAATGCGGTGAAATCGAAGTGGAGAAGAAAATTGATGAAAAGATTGACCAATTCATTAGCTGGATTGAGAAACACCCAAACAAGAAAAGTCAG ATATGTCTATCATTTTATGAAGTCAAAAGCAAACAGCCGTCTTGGTTCACCAACAAAATCGAACGGTTGTACTGGGAACAATGGTACATCAATCTTAATGTGCTTCAGCCCACTAAGGCTCCTGTCGGCAAGTCCCACCATTCTAAACTAGTTATGGACCCTGGAG AGGCGTCTGAGGAGAGAAGTTCTCGTAGGACACTGCTTGAGCAATCCCTTCAAGAAGTCTtattccaaatcataaaattCGTGAATGAGAAGAAGGACCATGTTCCTCCCATTAACGATGGTGTAATCTACTGCCCTTTTGAGATCACTATCCCAAG cTCATCGGACTCAGCCTTTGGGATGGATATGTTCAAGAGGATACTCCACAGTGGCCATCCGTCGATGCTCGGCTAA